One Nicotiana tomentosiformis chromosome 1, ASM39032v3, whole genome shotgun sequence genomic window, agttaaagcagccattAATGGGCATGAACgagtacaaaagctcttaggcaaattctattttccaaatcacATTTAACACGGTtaagtcgaggctcatttcatattctttatcgcattctctcaaatcatttgcactactagccacaatcataacttaaattcttggcacgttggccacactctatatccccaattgaCTTATTTctcttccaaccatctttatagattatcaacaataagacatttccgaatcaagactttaggtacatatatgaacaatttagagtcttaagaatattgagattttctcacacaatttgacatactaactttcatttgaaatacgattcaaagccacaacaatttaatacgcaacccatactttgaaacttacggagttacgggaacattatgaaattcaattccaagagagaaagtttagccaacataccttgatggagctctttagtgctactaaaaccacctactactcttacaacttcaatcaaCATCaatataattcaattggaccaatattaataacaaattccataatttaggccatttaggcattttatcaaacacctagtaggcatgaatctttatatctcttacccatagaattaattcatccaactactaccatttaccaacaatttaacccatcatcattcttaaacaattcataacttccaacatcacatacatgaccatccatccacacccaactaaggctgtccaacgggacgggccaTCCCATCCCGTCCCAgtcccgtcccacttaattctaaaTGGGATGGGCCaatgttaaacgggacacgggatgggacaGGATGGCCATTTCGGCGCGTTTCGGCCCGGCCCGGCCCGCCTGTCCCGTCCCgcgtcccttttttttttttgaattatagtCGTTGGGCAACGACTATAATTGCAAAAATAGATGTTCCCAACGGGCAAGAATGGCCATATTTGGCCCCTACCTCCACCCCTACCCcccccaaacttttaatataatccctaagtttattaaattatactttgtggaatttctgttgtatttggtaagtataaaactaatccaacttatgcaccggtCATTAATAAAATGATTGCAAAattataaaagtatttttttcttattccccaagtttatttaatttctactatacttaacacATTTTTAAAATTGAGAGGTACAAAGgaacttgttcgtaaaatttatgagaatttagcaattcaaaaaaatgaacaaccatctctcgaagactgccaagctaacatatattcttatgttagatcaatgtttgataaatataaatctatagaaataacaggtggtgaaactgctccttctacttctaagtctagagtagaagttctatgggaagatatggatgatataacaggttttgattcctctattgatgatgaacttgattcttatcttaatcaaggattggaaagtattaaagacaaagaaggcaacgaacaacttttggcatggtggagggagcgtgACAAGGCTTTTCTaacactttcaataatggcccgagatatccttgctattcaagcatcatcagtagcatcggagagtgCTTTTAGTGCGGCAAGATTTTAAATCGGAGATCATAGATattcattagcggaggacagTCTAGAGATTTCCatattattcagagattggattaattcagaaagatAATCttgattttgaaaaattaacgactagggaagaagaagaatacaatgagatacttagcactgggagcgatgacgggatggaactcatggaacatcaatcagcattgccaattccagaacaatgtccgagagaaattatagataagttacaacgaagttatataggagcttacaaatattagtatgataatttgtaattggctactaagaggtctagttcaaacagaacccttcctagaaggtggctgcgtagattatgtgctcttcaaaagaattatatttgtatgtgagatttgaaagttctattaataaaataaaaggctctaagtgTTGAAttctttttatgaattgtcttacactcttacttagttacttaacgGCTTGacattatattaaataaattataactctattataaatttataattactagaatatttcattacaagtcttttgttttaatattttataattctttacttagttttctattttcggtttaatttttaagtttattaaataagtcaaaaaattagatattgcaaactttaaaaacttagtcattgtcaaaaaaatagtcgttgccaaactcaatgcttaaataaattttttttaaaatggcacttaaggcccgcgaacccgtcccgtcccgccccgtcccatcccgtttgttagcgggacgggatgggcctaccgtttcatCCCATTTGTCCTGTCCCGCCACCGTCCCGGCTAAATGTCgtctcgtcccgtcccgttggacagccatacacccaaccaacaaaattccatcaaataattacctttcaatctctacaaatagatatgtatttaaattggaaacttatggcttccaatcaccataccataagttccatTACTTAactcatactcatattcccataatatatccatacatgtaagtctaagagtgtaagattaccttttggaagaaatcttgcaaaaccctcccttgagttcttgaagaactttcttgaagatctatgtattttatggaggattgagttagttttagggtggaattgatggaatgaaacataaattttgagttagttttagggtggaattgatggaatgaaacataaatttagtagggattactcaccttgaagatggagGGAGTTGGAGATCTTGAGAGAATGGAGGAAAATCCCAAAGTTCGGCCAAGAGAAATGgggtaaaatgaaccccgaaatgagTATATAGCGTTTCGGGGGCCACAGATggtgtggggcgctgcctgtggcactGGTTCCAGTAGCTGAAAGATCCTAACACCAGGGATAGCGCCTCGCACTGCCCTGGGCGCTAGCGACGGGAAATGGTTTTTCCTGACACgggaatgggcataactctctcatacgatgtccgaattcaacgattctttttgctatgccTCCGTAATTgcaatacggatctaatgttttaataaaaactgaatttggagctcatttgattATTGTGATACCACATATACTCGAAGAAGCGACGTCGAAACATcctaaaaatatccaaattaaattacgTGCAttcgcccgagtccaaaatcaccatccggacctaataaaattatcaaaactccaattCGAGGTCGAATACAAAAGAAAACTCAAACTTGATCATAAATctcatgggtctcctttaatactagaatacgttattcccaaataccgttgtcgcactttaaaatgttaaatcattaggaaattttaacggggccttacaaattcatttgcaaaattttacgaggttttacacttaagtacttcgaaattttctagggtgttacaagttcgcacgttgctctaaacgCGGACCTAGGCGCAGATCTCGATATAAGTGTACGTAGAGAAGGCtgatctagtggccaaggaacatAGGCCAGATAAAAAAAttgagacatacaactctcgagttgatcagataccaggggcaccgccaatcttgagagggatggattcgaagaagtttgtacaaaagccgtttcctccaagtgcggctccgaagactattccaaagaagtttcgtatgccagacatacccaaatacaGTGGGactaccgatcccaacgagcatgctacttcatatacatgctccatcaagggtaacgatttagaggatgatgaaatcaaaTCCGTGCTATTGAAAGAAtttggagagaccctttcgaagggagcagtgatttggtatcacaatctACCAACAAATTCCATCAATTCTTTGCCATGTTAgaagattctttcgtaaaggcacatgccggggccataaaggtcgcaacgaggaaattggaccttttcaaggcaagacaaagggataatgatatgctaagggagttcgtgtcccgatttcaaatggaatgcatggatttgccaccggtcacagatgattggtcTGTTCAAGCATTTATCTAAGGGTTGAACGaacggagttcgatagcatcacggcaaatgaaataaaatttgatcgagtatcccgcaataacttgggcagatgtacataatcgatatcagTCGAAGATCGGGGTCAAGGATGACCAACtaggagccccttccggttcaATATATCTAAACAGGTCGACAGTTAAAAACCAGAGGATGTCAacagggagccaaggtcgaacatggaccgatatcaaccatataccgcagatcgaaggaataatggttcaggatgcaattccgcccggaacgatcgaagaagtgatcgaggacagaattctcggggacttatgagcaaaagtggtttcgaCAAGTATGCCAATCCCACAAAGGCACCTCAGTTATCgtaatataactttagcatctaTGCATCGGGAATTATTTCGGTAATCGGAAGGAtcagagatactaggtggcccaaacccatacaaacagatccttcccaaagaaactcaaatttgatgtgcaagtatcatggcacgcatggtcacaagaccgaggattgcaggtaattaagggaggaggtagcccgtctattcaatgagggccacctttgagagttcctcagcgatcgagccaaaaatcatttcagagaaagggacgccaacaggaaaaatgaacaggaggaaccccaacatgtcattcatatgatcgtcagCGGGGTCGACATCCCAcggggacccatattcaaacgcactaagttATCAATCAttagggaaaaatgaacccgagattatgtgcccgaaggcactttatcattcaacaacgaagaaacaaaaggcatttctcagccccacaacgatgctctggtaatttctatcttattaaataaagtttaagtgaaacgtgttttagtggatccaggtagctcggcaaatatcatccgatcgaggattgtggagcagctcggcctacaaagtcaaatcgtacccgcagctcgagtcttaaacggcttcaatatggccagtgaaacaactaaaggggagattattctactaGTGAAcatggctggaaccattcaagataccaagtttcacgtaatcgagggcgacatgaggtacaatgccctgcttggaaggccttggatccacaatatgagggcagtccctccgactctccaccaaatgatgaaattcccgacgtcggacgatgtaaaaacagtatacggggagcagcatattgcaaaggaaatgtttgcgatCGATGAGGTGAccccgatatcgacactatcaacctcgaaaaggtcgaccatcaaagataaacaggaagtcaaatagcaatcacgaCTACTAGCCTCGACCGAATTAGGGAAgcgggagatagaagaagaagaggaggattttctgacccctcaaaCTTTTGTTGTTCCCAAAGATACTGACGCCATTAAGTcaatggtcgaagagctggaacaggttatattgatcgagtacctgcccgagcgaaaTATATACCTgagaacgggattaacccccgaactcaggaaaacacttattcaatttcttgttgataacatggattgttttgcttggtcccatttagacatgatagGGATTCCATCGGAGGtaacgacacatcggctaagcctggaccctagattcaaaccggtgaagcaaaagagaagaccccagctCGAAGTAAAgtacgcattcataaaggacgaggtaactaaacttctcaaaataggatccattcgggaggtgaaatatcctgaatggttagccaatgtagttgtagtccctaaagaGGGGggaaacttagaatgtgtgtagattataaggatttaaacaagacatgccccaaagattcttttccactacctaacatcgatcgcatgatcgataccacggccggccacgcgatccttacttttctcgatgcctattccgggtacaatcaaatccaaataaacctggaagaccaagaaaaaacttcatttataaccaagtatggaacatattgttataatgtaattccCTTCGCACTAAAAATTGTAgaagctacttaccaacgcctagtgaataaaatgttcgaagaacaaataggtgaatcaatggaggtttatattgatgacattctagttaAGTCTCTGcgcacagaggaccatttggctcatttgcaggaaacgttcgagattttaaggaaatacaacatgaagctcaaccccgagaaatatgcTTTCAGGGTTGGTTCggacaagttcctcggcttcatggtataaaatcgggggatcgagatcaaccccgataaaatcaaggccatcgaagacatcgccatcgtggatAGTGTAAAATTCGTATAtaggctaactggacggatagctgccttaggccgattcatttcgaggtcatcggatcgaagccacagatttttctctttactcaaaaagaagagagattttgcctggaccccggaatgccaacatgcattggaagagttgaagtgatacctatcgagcccaccattacttcacactccaaaggcagatgagaaactttacttgtacttggcagtatcagaaatcgcagtaagtggtgtcctatttcgggaagagcaaggtacgcaatttcccgtttattatgtaagtcggaccttaggagaagtaaaaactagatatccacacttagaaaaattggcacttgcactgataagcgcctctagaaagttaagaccatattttcaatgtcaccccgtatgcgtattaaccatccacttcgtaatattttacacaaacccgaactgtcgggccgattggccaaatgggtcatcgaacttagtgggtacgacatcgaatatcaaccccggacagacatcaagtctcaaattttagcggacttcatggTCGGTTTCACGctaaccctcgtacccgaagttgaaaaggaactcttgttgaaatcaggtacgtcattaggggtatggaccctttttcacagacggtgcttcaaatgtgaaggggttcGGGCTAGGCATCGTGTTAAAGCCGCCCATGGGTAgaactattaggcaatctatcaaaacttctaggttgactaacaatgggggcagaagtcattgaagtcacgtaaacaaaaccttcgaagttcaagaggatagaatgcaaaggtatttggacaagctgcaGGTAATTGTGCatcgtttcaaggaatggactttacagcatgtacctcgagaacaaaacagtgaggctgatgcacttgcaaacttggggtcgtcggtcgaggaagatgagatcagctcggggactgtagttcaactctcgagatccgtgatcgaggaaggttaTGTCGaggtaaactctacaagcttaacctgggattggatgaataaatatattgaatacttgaagaatggaaagctctcatcggaccctaaagagtcgaggaccttacgaaccaaagctgctcgattcacattggctgaaaatggaacattatacagaagaacattcgatggaccattggtagtgtgcttaggaccaggaggcaccaattatgttttacgagaggtccatgaaagcacttgtgggaaccactctaGCGTCGAATCACtcattcacaaaatcattagagcaggatactactgggatagcatggaaaaatatactaaggagtttgttcgaaaatgtgataaatgtcaaaggtttgcaccgatggtccatcagcccggagaacaacttcattcagtactatcctcatggccattcatgaaatgggggatggatattgCCGCCCCCcttccatcggccccaggtaaagctaagttcattttatttatgactgactatttctctaaatgggttgaagtaccagcattcgagaaagtgagagaaaaagaggttatagacttcatctgggatcacatcgtgtgtcgatttgggatacccgtagaaatagtatgcgacaatggtaaGAAATTTATCGGCATTAAAGTGACGAAATTTCTCGAacaccataaaataaaaaggatattgtcaacaccgtatcaccctagtgggaacaaaCATGCcaaatcgacgaacaagactatcgtccaaaacttgaagaaaaggttgaacgaagttaaagggaaatggagagaaattctgcccgaagtcgtTTGGGTgtatcgaacaacatcgaagtccagtacaggGGCAACTCCGTTTttcttagtatatggctctgaagccttaaTTTCAGTCGGAGAACCCAGCGTAAGGTTTCAACATGCATCGGAGGAATCaaaccacgaggctatgaatactaaccttgaattattagatgaaaaacgagaagcggcacttgttcgaatggctgcacaaaagcaacgaatcgaaaggtactacaatagaagaaccaaccttcgccacttcaagGTCAggaacttagtcctaaggaaggtcaccatcaacactcaagatcctaatgaagggaagctcggcccgaattggaaaggaccctatcaagtccttgATATAGTTggaaaagggtcttataaactcggaacgatggACGGTGAACtattaccaaacaactggaacatatcacttctcaaaagatattattgttaaggtatgattttctccctTCTTTTGTCTATATATATTCAACGCTAACTCATTGCATGAGTTCGACCAAAGACATCGAGACCTTAGGTtttaaagtacgcgttgcactcttttttccttagatcggtttttatcccaactgggttttttcggcgaggtttttaacgaggcaataattatgtgctacctgaggacaattcaatagtatccaaggcttctttgcaatcaacctcgaatactggagggcatcaccctcggatgatGTATTCTCGAGAACAGTACTTCATGTCAAAGGGCCTCGATAGGGAAGATTTGTAATGGAccaaacggtcaagtgaaccgtgtccatataaattagtcgagccccgatggtAAAACATGTACACATGTATAAACTATTCAAAGAAACATTCTctctttatttaaatattttgtgTCTCGAAGAAAATTATCAACTTTACAAACCTCATGCTTATGATATTGCGAGAAATGGCTCAAGAGCCAAAATGCAAGTATACACTCGGAGACTACCATCGATAATAGGCGTATTCGAGTGTATATTcacaaattcataagacctcaaagaggcacccctcgatctataggccaaggaTACCATTCTCAGGGACTGACATTTCAAACAAGTTCGAaatgttattgggaaataagAGCAAGAGGCATATCCGAAGGCTACAgccaaactaaaggctacggccaaactaaaggctacgaCCTAAATAACGCAGCTCGGAGACATCCGAATTCCGCAATAATGATAGGCCTTCAAATTCTCTGAAAAACCGGTTTAAAAAGGCTACCTCGACAAAcaatcaaaagggcttcgataaaatcagtcctcaaaaaaccttaagaggtatcaaattatctttaaCACAAATGTGCTAAGGCACAAAAGGCAAAATGGTTTCAACCGACATCGGACTTTGTCTTTTAAGCCGAAAGGGGGAAATAATAGCcgtcttttagaggccatatgggcccaacctaaaagagcctaagggccaatacatttAGAGTTCGAGACTCTGTTCTCACTCAACttggacctaagggttccactattccaaGTTCAAATAAAGTTGACTTGAACTTAGCTCAAGGATCTGCCATAAAACCTTAAAGGGTATCTTACTGCAAGTTCAAAAATTATCCATTATTTGATAAAACATTTAAGGGTTTATTCTATTCTAAGTTCGAAACATACTCGAACTTAGTTATAAAAACAGTcagtcatggcatcgatcaagcCATCTGAAATCTCGAATATATTATTGAACTCGGGGACTCGCCCTTGCGtgtctaaaaaacctaagggttttgtTCTAAGTCCGAACTAGTGTTCACTCGATTACAAAGGCTGCAACAATAgaattttcacaaggcaaaagcaCAAAATACGTTTGAACATAAAAGTGAGAAGATATTCAAAAGAAGTTTTTCTATTATATATTGACAGAAAAAATTATGTACAAGAGACTGATTAAGGTCTTACAAAAAGGGAAACTAAGTCCTAAATACGGCCGGTTTCGACCTCTTCTTCGGGAGCAACTtctccttcaggcccctcatcGGATCTGCCTCGACTTCCGTCTTCATCATCGTCTTCGTCATCGAAAGAGGCAAGCTGCCTAGCTTCAGCCTCAAGCACCTTGGCTCGGGCTATCTCCTCggagaggtcaaaacctcgagtatggatttcctcgagggtttccctctggGATTGACATTTTGCCGAGTCAATGATCCATTGCTCTCTGTCAGAAGCCTCCCTTAGCTGCATTTGAGCAGCCTCAACATTGGCTCGGTACATGGCAATGGACTTGTCTACCATGACTTTTGTCTTCTCGATCTCAGCTTTGGCCTCAACAAGCCCGGTTTCGAGCTTCTCGATCCTCTTGGCTTGGGCCGAACTTTTCTCTTTGACGCCCCAAAGTTGAACCTCGGCCGATGATAGTTTGGCCAAGgtagtttctttttctgcagccaggcggtccatattctccttccaccgatcacaatCGGCCTTGACCTGATCGACTTCTCCCCGATGCAACTCGAtcatttcaaccttttgctgcagctgagataacgaagtattagcttccacagttgggtcAAGTTCATACTCTATCAAAAGGATGTtcacctgcttatctagctcggcctcttcctcacgagccttggccaaatccgcttgaaggtccttcgtctttttggctgcaaagaagcttCAGAGTGTTCCTCTCCTCAGAGACCTTTTGGAGCTCAGTTTCACACTAGCTGAGGTCAGCTCGAAGCTTGGCAAAGGCTTACACAAAAAGGGAAAACACAAGTTAGATTTAgaaaaaaagagtaaagaaaagaagtgcagtaaacagattcttacccgagataagagacgttgggcctcttctaaaaTAATAGAAGTGTCACTGATatcagaggcatcatcgactccagtaaagcaatcccgaaaaggatcccctacactagagcctctgcCTATATCAAgggtcttcaactctcgagcttcccttAACGCCTCCTCATAAAAAgtcggaagagaaggcaagtGACCTGCTATCATGGTCCCGAGCATGTCGCTCGGGACGCTCTGATCGATCTTCGGGGTTTTAGAACCGGCCCAGTCTAGTGTAGCTGTAGATGGCCGAGAAACGATCTCGACCTCTGGTAATTCGGGATGCCCACCCGATTTCTTTTCGGAAGCCTCCTCGACACGAGGCTTGATTTTAACAGTCATCGGCGGCTCAGAAAGTTTAGAGACTTCGACGGCTTTCCTAGGTCTAACCGTCAGTGCCGAGGCATTTTCCTTTTCTTCCTCTTCTCCGTCTCTCAATTTTTGGACTGAGTCCATCGTGAGAGCGATTATatttctcctcacccttcgaggttTGGGCTTCGGTTCCTCGGACTGCGAGGCAGTTTTCCTCTTCTTGTCTTCCCCCGGCTTCGGAaccggggacttggtttcttCCTCGCCACTTGAAAGCCTCAAAATAGCATCCTTGGTCAGGCCTGCATAA contains:
- the LOC138910778 gene encoding uncharacterized protein, which codes for MAMEKKEGGGLTKDAILRLSSGEEETKSPVPKPGEDKKRKTASQSEEPKPKPRRVRRNIIALTMDSVQKLRDGEEEEKENASALTVRPRKAVEVSKLSEPPMTVKIKPRVEEASEKKSGGHPELPEVEIVSRPSTATLDWAGSKTPKIDQSVPSDMLGTMIAGHLPSLPTFYEEALREARELKTLDIGRGSSVGDPFRDCFTGVDDASDISDTSIILEEAQPKKTKDLQADLAKAREEEAELDKQVNILLIEYELDPTVEANTSLSQLQQKVEMIELHRGEVDQVKADCDRWKENMDRLAAEKETTLAKLSSAEVQLWGVKEKSSAQAKRIEKLETGLVEAKAEIEKTKVMVDKSIAMYRANVEAAQMQLREASDREQWIIDSAKCQSQRETLEEIHTRGFDLSEEIARAKVLEAEARQLASFDDEDDDEDGSRGRSDEGPEGEVAPEEEVETGRI